The Burkholderiales bacterium JOSHI_001 genomic sequence GCCTGGCCGACGAAGAAGCCCGACGCAAGGCCGCCGAGGAGGCGCGTCGCCAGGCTGAACAAGAAGCCAGGCGCAAGGCCGACGACGAAGCCAAGCGCAAGGCCGAGGTGGAGGCCAAGCGCAAGGCGGAAGAAGAAGCCAAGCGCAAAGCCGACGACGAAGCCAAGCGCCGCAGCGCCGATGAAGAGGCGCGGCGCCGCGCCGAGGCGCCCTCGCAGGACGTCGACGCCACGCTGGCGCGGCCCCTGGCAGCGCCGCCCCAGCCCCCCCGCACCGCACCACCCGCTGACACCGCCGCTCCGGCGGCGCCCGCCCGCTCGTTGCCCGTGGTGCCCATCGCGGGTGCGGCTGTTGCCGTGGCCCTCGGCGCCTGGTTCATGCTGAAGTCGCCCGCGCCGCCCAAGGACGCCGCACCCGTGGCGCCGCCTGCCACGGCGGCCAGCGCCGCAACACCGGCGGACGACGCCAAGGCGCGACAGGACAAGGCCGCAGCCGAGAAGGCGGCGGCCGAACGGGCCGCGCAGGACAAGGCCGCGGCTGACAAGGCGGCGGCCGACAAGGCCAAGCAGGACAAGTTGGACAAGGCGGCGGTTGACAAGGCGGCGGCCGAGCAGGCCAAGCTGGACAAGGCCGCGGCCGACAAGGCAGCAGCCGACAAGGCCAAGCAGGACAAGCTGGACAAGGCGGCTGCCGACAAGGCAGCAGCCGACCAGGCCAAGCTGGAAAAGGCCAACGCCGACAAGGCGGCGGCAGAAAAGGCGAAGCAGGACAAGCTGGCAGCCGACAAGGCCGCGGCCGAGCAGGCCAAGCTGGACAAGGCCGCCGCAGACAAGGCCGCGGCTGAAAAGGCCAAGCTGGACAAGGCAGCAGCGGACAAGGCCGCCGCGGAAAAGGCGGCTGCCGACAAGGCCGCCGCCGAGAAGGCCAAGCTGGACAAGGCCGCCGCCGACAAGGCGGCGGCGGAGAAGGCCGCGGCCGACAAGGCTGCGGCAGACAAGGCGGCGGCCGAGAAGGCGGCCGCCGACAAGGCCGCGGCAGAGAAGGCGCGCCAGGAAAAGGCCGCTGCCGACAAAGCCGCGGCCGAGAAAGCCGCTGCCGACAAGGCTGCCGCGGAGAAGGCCGCGGCCGAGAAGGCTGCCGCCGAGAAGGCCCGGCAGGAAAAAGCCGCCGCCGACAAGGCCGCGGCTGACAAGGCTGCTGCGGAGAAGGCTGCGGCGGAGAGAGCCGCCGCTGAGAGGGCCGCGGCCGAGAAGGCCGCGGCCGACAAGGCCAAGGCCGAAGCCGACGCCAAGGCCAAGGCGGAGGCCGATCGCCGCAACGCGGCGGCGGCGCTGTACAGCGAAGGCATGGCCCAGGGCGACCGCGATGGCGTTCGCAAGCTGGAACAGGCCGCTGCGGCCGGCAATGGCGCGGCGGCCAAGAAGCTGATGGAAATTTACGGCTCGGGTGGTTGGGGCGTGAGCAAGGACTACGGCAAGTCGGTGCAGTGGAAGAACCGGGCCAAGGCGCTGGGCCAGGACGTCAACGAATGAACGCGGCATCCCTCGAACAGGGGCCCTTCCGCGTAGGGATGACGCTGGCACACGCCCGGTCGATAATGGCGCGGTCCATCCTGCACTGACCGATGCGCCTTCAACTCGTTGCCCTCAGCTGTCCGCCGCCCGACCAGCCTCACAGCATCCAGGCCCAGTTTGGTGAAGCCGGTGGGTTCATCGGGCGCAGCCGCACCTGCACGCTGCCGCTGCCGGACCCGAACCGGCACATTTCGCGTGAACATGCCGAGGTCCGCTGCCGCAATGGCGAGTTCAGCCTGAAGGTGGTGTCCAAGCTCAATGGCGCCCAGGTCAATGACACCCTGGTGGAGCCGGGCAAGGCCATGCCGCTGGCCGATGGCGACCGCATCCTGATCGGTGACTACCTGCTTCAGGCACGCATCAGTGCGGTGGCCGCTGCGGCGCCTGCCTCGGACGATCCGTTCAACATCTTCGCCAGCCCGGCGCCTGCCGTGGGCTCGCAGTGGGGCACGCTGAACAGCTTCAACGCGCCAGTGCCGCCGGCCTTGCCGTCGGAAGGGCCGGTCGAAGATTCCATGCCCACCGGCAAGCTGGCCGAAATGCTCGGGCCGTCCGCTGGTGTGCCGGCGCCGATGCCGCCCGCATCGTCGCCCGATCCCTGGTCGGATGCGGACATCAGCCGCATGTTCGAAGGCCTGGGCGGCACGCCCATGCCGCCACCCGCTGCGCCTTCGCCCAACATGGACCATGTCTCGGGCGGCCTGTACCGGGTGCCTGACCTGCAGCAGCCGCTGGGCGGCGCCAACCCGGTGGCCGAGTTTTCGCCCGCCCAAGGCCAATCTGAGGACGACATCTTCAGCGTGCTGGGTGAGCTGACGGGTGCGCCAGCGGTACCGGCGCCCGCCGCAACCCGTGTGGCCCCCGAACCGCTGCCACCGGTGGTTGCGCCCGCGCCGGCCCCGGCCGCCGCCGCGGCGGCTGAGGCCGCCGTGGCTGCCGCGGCCTCGACCGCCGCCGTTGGCAGCCCGGTGCCCGGTGTGGTCAAGGAGCGTCGCGCCAGCCCGCGCGCGCCAGCGGTGGCGGCAACGTCGTCCGACAGCGCGGCGCTGCTGGCCATCCTGGCCCAGTCCATGGGCTTGCAGCCTGGCGATCTGGATGCCTCCAAGCCCGAGGCCACCATGCGGGTGGTGGGTGAACTGCTTCGCCTGTCGCTGGACGGCCTGTACCGGATGCTGGAGATGCGCTCGCAGCTCAAGAGCGAACTGCGCATCGAAGACCGCACCATGATTGCGTCGCGCGAGAACAACCCGCTGAAGCATTCCGACTCGGTCAACGACGCGCTGACCTACCTGGTCGATGTGCGGCAGCACGGCAACAAGCTGTTCATGCCGCCGGCCAAGGCGGTGGAAGACGCGGTGTGGGATGTCTGCGCGCACGAGATGGCGCTGATGGCCGGCACGCGCGCGGCGCTGCTGGCGTCGCTGAAGCTTTTTTCCCCCGACGCCGTCGAGGGGCGCATCAAGAAGTCCGGCGCGCTCGACGCAGTGCTGCCGGCCTTGCACAAGAGCAAGCTTTGGGAGCGCTTTCTGGAGATGTACACCTCGTTGGAGCGCGAGGCCGAAGACCACTTCGACCGCCTGCTCAACCAGGAATTTGCCAAGGCCTACTCCGAACAGAACAAGAAGTTGCGCAAGAAGAAGTGAACCCGCGACCCCGGGGAGGTAACAGTGCGCAAGGACCCTGGTTTGTGTTGAAATTTGCATTGGACGAACCGCGACCCGCGTCTACCCTGGTTGGGTCGCCGTGACCGGACCTTGCGTGGACTGCGGGGCGAGTGTCGCGATGCGCACGACGTCGGCCATGAGGCCGGTGCCTGTGTCGCAGTTTCAAGCCGACTTCGAGCGAGGGCTCGGGTCGGGGTGGCCGGACCCGCGGCGATGGGGTGGCGAGTTGCCCCCGTTGCCGTTTCGGAGGTCGCATATGTTCAAGTCCATTGGCTGCGCTGCCGTGCTGACCCTGCTTGCAGGCTGCGCGTCGTGGCTGGACGACCGTCCCGCCCGTGTGGCGCGCCAGCTGCCCGACGCCCAGGCGCGGGCCATGGATGCCGAGATGCGTTCGCGCCTGGAGGTGCTGCGCCGGCAGCCCGACCTGGCGTCTGACGAACTGATCCGGGACCTGGAAGCCTTCCTGCGCGAGCGCGAGCGCGCCCGCTTGGCCCGCGTCGCCCAAGCCGCGGCCACCGTGGCAGCGTTGCCTGCGCCGGTCGCTGTGCCCGCGGCGCCTGTCGCGCCCGTGGTGTCGGTGGTTCCGCTTCCTGCGGTACCGGCCACCCGCGCCAAGCCTGCCGTGCCGGAGCGTGTGGTGCCTGCCGCGCCCGCTGCCGTGGCGGCGGTGCGCCCCAACCCGGTGCCGGCCACGCCGGGTCCCCTTGCTGCACGCGCCGAAGCCGCGGCGCCGTCACCGGAACCTGTTTTCGCCGCCGCGCCGGGCACGCCATCGCTGGCTGAGGCCCAGGCCCTTTTCGCCCGTGGCCGCATGCTGGAGGAAGAGCGCCAGGTGGGTCGGGCGGTGCCGCTTTACACCGATGCCAGCCGCCAGGGACTGGTGGCCGCGTCCGTGCGGCTGATGGAGCTGTATGCCTCGGGGGCAGAAGGCTTGGCGCGCAACTACCTGGCAGCGGTGCGCTTCAAGGACCTGGCCCTGCAGCAGGGTGCCAAGCTCGACCACCACAACCGCAGATAGAGAAGGCAGTCGCGCGTGGCCCGATTCGACATTGTTTGCGTCACCGACCCCGGCAAGGTCCGTTCGGGCAATGAAGATGCCGTGCTGGGCGAGCCCGACCTGGGCCTGGCCGTGCTGGCCGACGGCATGGGGGGCTACGCCGCCGGCGAAGTGGCCAGCAAGCTGGCCGTGGACGAGGTGCACAGTGAACTCTCGTCGGCCCTGCCGCACCTGCTGGTCAAGCCGGTGGAAGAAATCAGCACCGGTCTGGTGGAGGACATGCGCTTTGCCGCCAGCCGCGCCAACGACAGCATCCTGAACCTCGCCAAGCGCGAGTCCGATTACGAAGGCATGGGCTCCACGCTGGTCATTGCCGTGCTGCTGGGCGACCGCATCTGCATCGGTCACCTGGGCGATTCGCGCGCCTACCGCTGGCGCGAGGGCCGGCTGGAGCAACTCACGCGCGACCACTGCTGGGTCGATGAGCAGGTCGCCGCGGGCAGCCTGGCGGTGGACGCACTCATCAACGAGCGCTACAAGAACATCGTCACCCGGGCGTTGGGCATCGAAGAAGAGGTGGACCTGGAGGTGCACGAGCACGACGCCCGCAAGGACGACATCTTCCTGCTGTGCTCCGACGGCCTGACCGACATGGTGACCGACCTGCAGATCGAAGCCGTGCTGGCCGAGAGCGACCCGCTGGAACAGCGCGCGCGCAAGCTGGTGGACATGGCCAACAGCCAGGGTGGCAAGGACAACATCTCGGTGGTGCTCATGCGCGAGGCCACCGAAGTGCCCGCGGGCGGCTGGGCCAAGCGCCTGGTGCGCCGCCTGTCCGGGCAGGGCCTGGCCTGAGCCCGGTGCGATGGAGCGCAAGGTGAGCAGCGGCACGCCCGAGTCGGTCACGAGCGGACCGCAGGAAATGAGCCTGGCTGACGCCATCCGTGCGGCCCAGCACATGCAGCGCCATGGCGACCTGGAACGCGCCGAGGCGGTTTACCAGGCCATCCTGAAGGCCTTGCCCGAAGAACCCAATGCGCTGCACTTCCTGGGCGTGTTGCGCCTGCAGCAGGGGCGGCACGACGAGGCGGCAGCATTGATCCGCCAGGCCATTGCGCAGGTGCCGTCCGACCCCGGGCCGTGGATCAACCTGGGCAATGTGCTGCTGGAGTCCCAGCGCTTTGATGACGCCGTGGACGCCTACAAGCGGGCCAGCGAACTGGCGCCGGACAACCTGCTCGTCTACAACAACCTGGGCCTGCTGCAGTCGCGCCGCGCCAACCTGAACCTGGCGGAAGCGGCCTTCAAGCAAGCCCTGAGGCTGGCGCCGGACTCCGACTACGTGTTGAACAACTACGCCCACCTGCTGCAGCGGCAGGGGCGCTACGAAGAGGCCACTTCCTTCGGCTTGAAGGCCTTGACCGTGTCGCCGGAAGATCCGCGCGCGCGCCGCCTGCTGAGCATTTCTTATGCCTTGGTGGGCGACCTGGAATCCGCCCGCCAGGTGCTTCGTCAATGGCTGGACCTGGACCCCGGCAATGCCGAGGCCGAACACCTGTTGGCCAGTGTGGGCGGGCTGCCCACGCCTGCGCGGGCGTCGGACGCCTACGTGCAGGGCGAATTCGATGCTTTTTCCAAGACCTTTGACGCCAAGCTGGAAGGCCTGGGCTACCGGGCGCCGGAATTGGTGGCGGCCCTGCTGAAGCGTTTCCTGCCGGCCGGCGGGCGCGTGGGCGCCTTGCTGGATGCTGGATGCGGCACCGGGCTGTGCTCGGTGCAATTGCGTCCGTTGGCTGATCGGCTGGATGGGGTGGACCTGTCCCAGGGCATGCTGGACCGTGCCCAACTGCGCGGCGGCTACGACAGCCTGGCGCAGGGCGAACTCACGGCCTTCATGGCGGCGCACCCGGCACGCTGGAGCGTCATCGTCAGTGCCGACACGCTGTGCTATTTCGGCGACCTGTCGCAGGCCCTGGCGGCTGCGCGTGCGGCCCTGAAGCCCGACGGGCTGCTGGTGTTCAGCGTCGAAGCGGTGGACCAGGCCGAGGCCGGCTACGTGCTCAACCACCACGGCCGCTATGCTCACGCACGCAGCTACCTGGAGCAGCAGCTGGCGGCCGCGGGCTTCGACCTGCTGGCCCTGGACGCCGACACCCTGCGCATTGAAGTGAACCGGCCCGTGAAGGGCTGGCTGGTGGCGGCCCGGGCCATCGCAGTGCGGGATTGACCCCCCCAGCCCTGGTGGATACACCTGAAGTCATCTGAACCAAACCGTTCGGGCGTGCCACCCAACCGGGCCGCCTTGAACCACATCCTGAACCTGGGGAGCGATCCATGAGCCAACAGAAACCACGCCTGCTGGAGGTGAAGACCAAGCCCTACGTGACCGGGAAGGCGGCCAATTTCGTCGTCGAACGCTTCTCGGGACGCGAGGAGCTGTCGCGCATGTTCGAGTACCAGCTCGACATGGTCTCGGAGCGCGACGACATCGCGCCCAAGGACCTGCTGGGCACCAACGCCACCGTCAGCATGGAACTGGCCGGCGGGCAGGGCCATCGCCATTTCAACGGCTACATCACCCGCTTCGTGCTGCTGGGCGAAGTGCGCACGCCCGCCTTTTCCAGCGGCGTGGGATTTCGCTACCAGGCCACGCTGAACCCCTGGCTGTGGTTCCTGACCCGCACCTCCACCTGCTTCATCTCCTGTGATGACACTTTCCAGAAGGTGATCGACACCGTCTGCAAGCGCTGGGCGGCCCTGGCGTCGTTCAAGTTCGACCTGAACGGTGAAACCGAAAAGCGCGAGTACCTGGTGCAGTACCGGGAGACGGACTTCAACTACGTCAACCGCCTGGCCGAACAGGCGGGCCTGTACTACTACTTCACCCACGAGAACGGCAAGCACGAGCTGGTGTTCACCGACCACACCAGCAAACACGTGGTCACGCCCCAGCTGCCGACCATGGACTTCCGACCCGAAAAGCGCGAGGACGTGGGCGTGACCGCCTGGGACTGCAGCGCCGAGGTGCAGCCCGGGGCCTACGCCATCGACGATTTCGACCCGCTCAAGCCGCGTTCGGCCCTGATCAAGGTGCAGAGCATGGAGCGCCCGCACGCCAATGCGGGCTTTGAGCTGTACGACTACCCGGGCGAGTACGACGACCCGGCCTGGGGCGAGAAGTACGCCAAGATGCGTGTGGAAGAGCTGAACTGCCGCCACGAACTGTTCCGCGGCGCCACCGAGCAGCGCCTGGTGCAGGTGGGCTACAAGTTCAGCCTGAAGAAGCACCCGGTCAGCACGCAGAACCAGGAGTACCTGGTCGTCGGCCACAGCTTCAGCGCGGTGAACAACCTGTCGGCTTCGGGCGCTGGCGAAGGCGCGAAGTACTCCTGCGATTTCACCGCCATCCCGGCCGCCACGCAGTTCCGCGCCGCGCGTGTCACGCCCAAGCCTTCCATTGCCGGGCCCCAAACGGCCTATGTGGTCGGGCCATCCGGCGAGGAGATCCACACCGACAAGCACGGCCGCGTGCAACTGCAGTTCCACTGGGACCGCTACGCCAAGGGCGACAACACCAAGCAATGCTGGGTGCGCGTGTCGCAGGCGTTGGCCGGCAAGGGCTGGGGCTGGGTGAACCTGCCGCGCGTGGGCCAGGAGGTGGTGGTTGAATTCCTGGAAGGCGACCCCGACTCGCCGCTGGTGACCGGCCGCGTCTACAACGCCGAGGCCACGCCGCCCTACAAGCTGCCGGACCACAAGACCCGCACCGGCATGATCACCCGCACCTACAAGGGCGGCAACGACGATTTCAACGAACTGCGCTTCGACGACGCCACGGGCGAGGAGCAGGTGTACCTGCAGGCCCAGCGCAACCTGGACATCCGGGTCAAGAAGGACATCAACGAATGGGTGGGCGGCAAGTCCGACCGCATCGTCGTCAAGGACGTGTTCGAGAAGCTCCAGGCCGCCTACCACCTGGATCTGACCGGCGACCACAACAACAAGATCGGCGGATCGCTCTCGCACAAGGTGACGCAGGACGCGCACCTGAAGGCGGCCAAGATCCTGCACGAAGCGCAGCAGGAAATTCACCTCAAGGGCGGCCCGAAGATCATCCTGGAGGCCTCGGCCCAGATCTCGCTGAAGGTGGGTGGCAACTTCATCGACATCAACCCGGGCGGGGTGTTCATCAAGGGCACCATGGTGATGGTCAACAGCGGCGGCTCGGCCGGCAGCGGCAGCGGGGCCAGCCCGATCGCCGCCAAGGCCGCCACCGAAGCCATCAAGAGCGCCGGCGGCTCCAAGGACGCGCCCCCCGCGGCCCGGCCCGCCGTCACGCTGTTCGGCGCCCAGGCCTCCAGCTTCAAGACGGCGGCCGCCACCGGCGCGCCCTTCTGCGCCGTGTGCGAGGGCTGCTGAACGTCCTGGGAGGGTCGCGCCGGCCAGGGCGGCGCTGACCCACAGTTAGGGATCGCGCCGCTGCGGGCCTTCAGGCCCACTTCGGCCGCCGGCTTCCCTGTCGTGCCGGGCGCAGCCTTCCTGCGCCGATACTTGCACCCTTTGCTGTCAGCCCAGGTTTTCCGTGTCGCGCCCCCCGTCCCCTGCCGCCACCGCCCTTCCGTCCGCCCCCTGCGCGGACGGGTCCGATGCGGCGCCGGCCCAGGTGGCGCGCCTGGCGGCTGAACACCTGAAGCAGAATTTCCCCGACCTCATCGCCCAGGCCAGTTCGGAAGAACTGACCCAGGCCGCCGTCGGCGCCCTGGAGCGTGCCCGCGGCCACGGCTTCAACCGGCGGCGCCAGATGTATTTCATGGTGCACCTGTCCACCGCGCTGGGCAGCGGCTTCGACTCCGACCCCCAGTACCGCTGGTTGCAGCCGCTGCTGGACAACCAGCCCGGCCTGCCCGCCAGCCACCGCAGCCGGGTGATGTGCTGGCATGTGGACGCCTTCCGGGCCCGGGCCTATGGCGGTGACCTGGCCGTGACCCAGGCTTCGCTGGCGCGCCTGCTGGCGATCGACCAGCGCATGCTGTCCCAGGTGGGGCAGGGGCTGGCCACAGAAGGCCCGCGCCTGCTGTCCACCGTGTTCCCGCGCCGGCTGGACTTCATGGACCGCGACGCCATGTTCTCGCTGCTCAACGCCGCCCGCCGGGCCGCGTCCCAGCACCCGTCGGCCGGCCAGAGTGGGGCGGCTCTGCTGCTGTTGCTGATGTTTCTGTTTGGCCACCAGGTGCTGGCCGACCCGCTGCGCATGTGGCTGCGCCCGATGCTGGCGCCGCTGCTGATGGGCCAGCCCGTCTCGGTGGAGCAACTGATGCGACGCATTGCCGAACATGCGGCGGCCAACCTGGATGCGCTGTGGCGCATCACACCCTGAAGGCACAGCGCGC encodes the following:
- a CDS encoding Rhs element Vgr protein (PFAM: Phage late control gene D protein (GPD); Phage-related baseplate assembly protein~TIGRFAM: Rhs element Vgr protein; type VI secretion system Vgr family protein), with amino-acid sequence MSQQKPRLLEVKTKPYVTGKAANFVVERFSGREELSRMFEYQLDMVSERDDIAPKDLLGTNATVSMELAGGQGHRHFNGYITRFVLLGEVRTPAFSSGVGFRYQATLNPWLWFLTRTSTCFISCDDTFQKVIDTVCKRWAALASFKFDLNGETEKREYLVQYRETDFNYVNRLAEQAGLYYYFTHENGKHELVFTDHTSKHVVTPQLPTMDFRPEKREDVGVTAWDCSAEVQPGAYAIDDFDPLKPRSALIKVQSMERPHANAGFELYDYPGEYDDPAWGEKYAKMRVEELNCRHELFRGATEQRLVQVGYKFSLKKHPVSTQNQEYLVVGHSFSAVNNLSASGAGEGAKYSCDFTAIPAATQFRAARVTPKPSIAGPQTAYVVGPSGEEIHTDKHGRVQLQFHWDRYAKGDNTKQCWVRVSQALAGKGWGWVNLPRVGQEVVVEFLEGDPDSPLVTGRVYNAEATPPYKLPDHKTRTGMITRTYKGGNDDFNELRFDDATGEEQVYLQAQRNLDIRVKKDINEWVGGKSDRIVVKDVFEKLQAAYHLDLTGDHNNKIGGSLSHKVTQDAHLKAAKILHEAQQEIHLKGGPKIILEASAQISLKVGGNFIDINPGGVFIKGTMVMVNSGGSAGSGSGASPIAAKAATEAIKSAGGSKDAPPAARPAVTLFGAQASSFKTAAATGAPFCAVCEGC
- a CDS encoding type VI secretion system FHA domain protein (PFAM: FHA domain~TIGRFAM: type VI secretion system FHA domain protein): MRLQLVALSCPPPDQPHSIQAQFGEAGGFIGRSRTCTLPLPDPNRHISREHAEVRCRNGEFSLKVVSKLNGAQVNDTLVEPGKAMPLADGDRILIGDYLLQARISAVAAAAPASDDPFNIFASPAPAVGSQWGTLNSFNAPVPPALPSEGPVEDSMPTGKLAEMLGPSAGVPAPMPPASSPDPWSDADISRMFEGLGGTPMPPPAAPSPNMDHVSGGLYRVPDLQQPLGGANPVAEFSPAQGQSEDDIFSVLGELTGAPAVPAPAATRVAPEPLPPVVAPAPAPAAAAAAEAAVAAAASTAAVGSPVPGVVKERRASPRAPAVAATSSDSAALLAILAQSMGLQPGDLDASKPEATMRVVGELLRLSLDGLYRMLEMRSQLKSELRIEDRTMIASRENNPLKHSDSVNDALTYLVDVRQHGNKLFMPPAKAVEDAVWDVCAHEMALMAGTRAALLASLKLFSPDAVEGRIKKSGALDAVLPALHKSKLWERFLEMYTSLEREAEDHFDRLLNQEFAKAYSEQNKKLRKKK
- a CDS encoding serine/threonine protein phosphatase (PFAM: Protein phosphatase 2C) — its product is MARFDIVCVTDPGKVRSGNEDAVLGEPDLGLAVLADGMGGYAAGEVASKLAVDEVHSELSSALPHLLVKPVEEISTGLVEDMRFAASRANDSILNLAKRESDYEGMGSTLVIAVLLGDRICIGHLGDSRAYRWREGRLEQLTRDHCWVDEQVAAGSLAVDALINERYKNIVTRALGIEEEVDLEVHEHDARKDDIFLLCSDGLTDMVTDLQIEAVLAESDPLEQRARKLVDMANSQGGKDNISVVLMREATEVPAGGWAKRLVRRLSGQGLA
- a CDS encoding putative methyltransferase (contains TPR repeat) (PFAM: Methyltransferase domain; Tetratricopeptide repeat); protein product: MERKVSSGTPESVTSGPQEMSLADAIRAAQHMQRHGDLERAEAVYQAILKALPEEPNALHFLGVLRLQQGRHDEAAALIRQAIAQVPSDPGPWINLGNVLLESQRFDDAVDAYKRASELAPDNLLVYNNLGLLQSRRANLNLAEAAFKQALRLAPDSDYVLNNYAHLLQRQGRYEEATSFGLKALTVSPEDPRARRLLSISYALVGDLESARQVLRQWLDLDPGNAEAEHLLASVGGLPTPARASDAYVQGEFDAFSKTFDAKLEGLGYRAPELVAALLKRFLPAGGRVGALLDAGCGTGLCSVQLRPLADRLDGVDLSQGMLDRAQLRGGYDSLAQGELTAFMAAHPARWSVIVSADTLCYFGDLSQALAAARAALKPDGLLVFSVEAVDQAEAGYVLNHHGRYAHARSYLEQQLAAAGFDLLALDADTLRIEVNRPVKGWLVAARAIAVRD